CGGGGGACTGTGCAGGGCATCCACGGTTTGCCAGGGGCGTAGTGCGCCTTCAGTAGGTCCAGCAAGATAAGACCTGCATTGTGCCGGGTGTTGCGATACTGTGGCTCGGGGTTACCAAGGCCAGTCAGGCATAGATGGAGCGTACGCCGCTGGGGCGCCGAGCGGGCTTTGCTAGCAAGCATTGGGACAGCCTGCGAATGATGTCCGTTTGCCTTATGGTGCTGGTGATGTGAGTCTGCGGAGAAAAAGTCCAGGAGCTCGAGGAAGGAAAAGTGGCAGAGGTGATCTTCCTAAGCCACAGCAGAGCCGATAAAGAGGGCGCTGTAACGTTGCCGGAATCCAGCCAGGTAGCGTGCGTGTACTGGTAACCACCGGAGGGACTTCAGCTGGATAGGAGCGTTCAGACGATAGAAAGCTGGGATGTCGTCCAATAACCGCAAAAAACTGCTCCTGATGGGGCGCTCTGGGGCCGGCAAATCATCCATGAGGTCGATAATCTTCTCGAACTATTCTGCGTTTGACACGCGTAGGCTTGGGGCGACAATTGATGTGGAGCACTCGCATTTGCGGTTCCTGGGGAATATGACGCTGAACCTGTGGGATTGCGGCGGGCAGGACGTATTTATGGAGAACTACTTCACGCAGCAGAAGGACCACATTTTCCAGATGGTGCAGGTGCTGATACACGTTTTTGATGTGGAGTCGCAGGAGGTGATTCGTGACATCGAGATATTCACGCGCGCGCTCAAGCACCTGAAGCGGTACAGCCCGGACGCCAAGATATTCGTGCTGTTGCACAAGATGGATCTTGTGCAGCTGGACAAGCGACATGAGCTGTTTGAGATCATGATGAGCAAGCTGCAGGAGACCTCCGCGGTATACGGGTTCCCGGACCTGGTGGGCTTCCCGACCAGCATCTGGGACGAAAGTCTCTACAAGGCTTGGTCCAAAATCGTGTGCTCGTTAATCCCGAACATGAACGTCTACCAGTCGAACCTCAAGAAGCTGAAGCAGGTGATGGACGCGCGGGAGATCATTCTGTTTGAGAAGGCCACATTCCTGGTCGTGTGCTCGAGTAACACGTCGATGGGCGAGGCGTTGGACCCGAAGCGCTTTGAGAAGATCAGCAACGTGATGAAGAACTTCAAGCAGAGCAGCATGAAGCTGAAGAGCTCCTTCAAGACGCTTGTGCTGAACGACACCATTTATGTGAGCGAGATTTCGCCCAACATGATGTGCTTTATTGTCCTCACCAAGAGCGATGATCCCAAAGACCTAGTCCTCGAAAATATCAAGAAAGCCAAGCAGTATTTTCAATGAATATTGCTGATGGCGAGCCGCTTGCTGCGAGGCCATAGGCGATTACATACCGGGTTCGGTCCGGCAACTGCCGCCGGACCCTGCTCATGTCGATATGGGAGAATATATAATGACAAGAATGTTTAAATAATTTTATGCCTGGTATAGTAGATCATTCTGCAGGCAATGGTTACATCTCCTTGAAGCAGTCTCTCTTGAAGAAAGTCAGCTTCAACCAGTCAGCAATGACCTTGAATCTGGATCTAGCAGAGAGAAGCATACTCAAGTAGGTGACCCTCCAGATGTAGAACGTGATCAAACCACCGCCGGTGTAGAACGACTTCTTGCCGTAGGTGATGTCGGCAATGGCACGCTCCGCGCCCAGGTAGGCCAGCGCACCGAGGTGCACGTACTTGAATGGCTTGAAGCCGTGCTCCTCGAATAGGAGGTCGACCTTCTCCTTTCTCTGGGTTAGCTGCTCGTGGAAGTCTGGGATCTTGGCCATCTTGTCGAATACCTTGGCCAAGTATTCCGCTTCCTGGTGTGCGACCTGCGCCGTTGGGGCCAAGCCGGCAAAGGCGTTGTCACCAACCGCAAACACGTTGTTTGTTCCCTTCACTAACATGTAGTTGTCGACGGCCAAGCCTctggtgctgctgttcTGCTCTGGAATCTTCTTGAATAGGTCGCAGACAATGGGTCTGGCCTTGTTACCGGTGGCCCAGATCAGCGTACCGTAAGGGATGGTCTGCTCGACGACGGTGCCGTCCTCCTTCTTGGTTTTGGCGATCAGGTGGTCCTTCTCCACCTTGCCCACCGCCGTTCTCAACATCAGCTTGATGTTGGTCTTCTGCAGCACGTCCTGGGCGTACGAGGTCAGCTTCTTCTCGAACATGTTCAGCACGTTGGGCAAGGCCTCCACCAGGTGGATCTGCACCTCCTCAGCGATGGAGGGCATGAATCTCTTCAGGTCCTGGTCGACGTAGTCCTGGAACTCACCCGCGGTCTCCACACCGGTAGGACCACCGCCCACGACCACGATGGTCAGCAGACGCTTTCTCTCGGGGTCGCCCTTGGGCAACAGGTTCGCCTTCTCGACGTTCGACAGGAAGCGCTTTCTGATCTCGAACGAGTGTGGGATCTCCTTCAAAAAGTTGCCGTGCTCCTCCACGCCCGGAATGCCGAACGTGTTGGGCTCCGCGCCCACCGCAGACACCAGGTAGTCGT
This is a stretch of genomic DNA from Eremothecium gossypii ATCC 10895 chromosome VI, complete sequence. It encodes these proteins:
- the GTR1 gene encoding Rag GTPase GTR1 (Syntenic homolog of Saccharomyces cerevisiae YML121W (GTR1)), with the translated sequence MSSNNRKKLLLMGRSGAGKSSMRSIIFSNYSAFDTRRLGATIDVEHSHLRFLGNMTLNLWDCGGQDVFMENYFTQQKDHIFQMVQVLIHVFDVESQEVIRDIEIFTRALKHLKRYSPDAKIFVLLHKMDLVQLDKRHELFEIMMSKLQETSAVYGFPDLVGFPTSIWDESLYKAWSKIVCSLIPNMNVYQSNLKKLKQVMDAREIILFEKATFLVVCSSNTSMGEALDPKRFEKISNVMKNFKQSSMKLKSSFKTLVLNDTIYVSEISPNMMCFIVLTKSDDPKDLVLENIKKAKQYFQ
- the NDI1 gene encoding NADH-ubiquinone reductase (H(+)-translocating) NDI1 (Syntenic homolog of Saccharomyces cerevisiae YML120C (NDI1)), coding for MLAALYGKRAVSGTRRAVQVGLRTFAAQSEVRVGEAERPQAGTSSFKTAKVIENRMDDKPNVVILGSGWGAISFLKHIDARKYNVTVVSPRNYFLFTPLLPSTPVGTVDEKSIIEPVVNFALKKKGNVSYYEAEATSINPQRNTVTIKSVSTVAQLSHPDNHLGLTQQDSAELKYDYLVSAVGAEPNTFGIPGVEEHGNFLKEIPHSFEIRKRFLSNVEKANLLPKGDPERKRLLTIVVVGGGPTGVETAGEFQDYVDQDLKRFMPSIAEEVQIHLVEALPNVLNMFEKKLTSYAQDVLQKTNIKLMLRTAVGKVEKDHLIAKTKKEDGTVVEQTIPYGTLIWATGNKARPIVCDLFKKIPEQNSSTRGLAVDNYMLVKGTNNVFAVGDNAFAGLAPTAQVAHQEAEYLAKVFDKMAKIPDFHEQLTQRKEKVDLLFEEHGFKPFKYVHLGALAYLGAERAIADITYGKKSFYTGGGLITFYIWRVTYLSMLLSARSRFKVIADWLKLTFFKRDCFKEM